One genomic window of Halorhabdus sp. CBA1104 includes the following:
- a CDS encoding tRNA (N(6)-L-threonylcarbamoyladenosine(37)-C(2))-methylthiotransferase, whose product MARYHIETYGCTSNRGESQAIERSLRDGGHHPVDDPSQADVAILNTCTVVEKTERNMLRRAAELDEQTPADLVITGCMALAQDEAFRDAGIDAEILHWDDVPEYVRNGECPTVTPDTDVLLDGVTGILPIARGCLSDCSYCITKHATGTIDSPPVAHNVEKARQLLDAGARELRITGQDTGVYGLEDGERKLPELLGRICELPGEFRVRVGMANPKGVYGMADELAAVFAEYDELYNFLHAPVQSGSDDVLSDMRRRHRRPQFEEIVAAFDEHLDYWTLATDFIVGFPTESDADFQASLDLLRAVEPEKLNVTRFSKRPGTDAAQLDGLGGTVKKERSKAMTEVKMDVVGAAHEAMVGENQRLLLVEDGTEESLVGYDEAHRQVAVPKAETMGLSLGDFVTVEITGHNTVYALGEPV is encoded by the coding sequence ATGGCCCGATATCACATCGAGACGTACGGCTGTACGTCAAATCGTGGCGAGAGCCAGGCGATCGAGCGGTCGCTCCGCGATGGGGGCCACCACCCGGTCGACGATCCATCTCAGGCGGACGTCGCGATTCTCAACACCTGTACCGTCGTCGAGAAGACGGAGCGCAATATGCTCCGGCGGGCCGCGGAACTCGACGAACAGACGCCCGCGGATCTCGTCATCACGGGCTGTATGGCCCTGGCCCAGGACGAGGCCTTTCGGGACGCCGGCATCGATGCCGAGATCCTCCACTGGGATGACGTCCCCGAGTACGTTCGCAACGGCGAGTGTCCGACAGTGACGCCCGATACTGACGTCCTCCTGGATGGTGTGACCGGGATCCTCCCGATCGCTCGTGGCTGTCTCTCGGATTGTTCCTATTGCATCACGAAACACGCGACCGGGACGATCGATTCCCCGCCCGTCGCCCACAACGTCGAGAAAGCCCGCCAACTGCTCGACGCCGGCGCACGGGAGCTTCGGATCACGGGCCAAGACACCGGCGTCTATGGATTGGAAGACGGTGAACGGAAACTCCCAGAGCTGCTTGGGCGGATCTGTGAACTGCCCGGGGAGTTCCGTGTCCGGGTCGGCATGGCGAACCCGAAAGGCGTCTATGGGATGGCCGACGAACTCGCTGCCGTCTTCGCCGAGTACGACGAACTGTACAACTTCCTGCACGCGCCCGTCCAGTCGGGCAGTGACGACGTGCTCTCGGATATGCGACGCCGACATCGCCGCCCGCAATTCGAAGAGATCGTCGCCGCGTTCGACGAACACCTGGACTACTGGACGCTCGCGACCGACTTCATCGTCGGCTTCCCGACCGAGAGCGACGCCGATTTCCAAGCGAGTTTGGATCTCCTCCGGGCGGTCGAACCCGAGAAGCTCAACGTCACCCGGTTCTCGAAGCGACCGGGCACCGATGCCGCCCAGTTGGACGGTCTGGGCGGCACGGTGAAAAAAGAGCGCTCGAAAGCTATGACCGAGGTGAAAATGGATGTCGTCGGCGCGGCCCACGAGGCGATGGTCGGTGAGAACCAGCGACTCCTCCTCGTCGAAGACGGGACCGAGGAGTCACTGGTGGGCTACGACGAAGCTCACCGACAGGTCGCCGTCCCGAAAGCGGAAACGATGGGGCTGTCGCTCGGTGATTTTGTCACCGTCGAAATCACCGGCCACAACACAGTGTACGCGCTCGGCGAGCCAGTGTAG
- a CDS encoding PGF-CTERM sorting domain-containing protein: MSRLQRAVLIVVLLGLVGSSTVGAIGIAERGEPIANETSGAQDAYVADDGDVVLVFEENDSTPGNGHLGMNVEKGLAYGIYEWAAVESNVTGSMTMAANRSRLNGSGTISAPRPDALEELDVDVQSRQTEDVAKSDATVDATIALPDDSKMLAAIFSQAQTSGEIYTSGTRLSTAGTANLSMMLPGTSSTSVDYRLRATEDGHVLEVARESHVTGRNADRWATRERAADRLRRQFESISSMDGTSSAVSLDTYAFERTNDGATLELAYTVEIEGLNEMLQQAVTDGLATQTGGADQSFGPTTDAISDSLANVSIDRAVVTADLGSSGGNVSWNLTVDNYDGLARAYFTAMEASVEGNVSDRIDNFRSQLDAMAAAEFSRTLSWNSTVESTDEGTIELDLDAKTRTTNWETLVTERQDHDLPPIGTQRFSLQMAATDDRIDGNGSFWVQQANLYNRTMESYQQSVAQSTTAPVEWLGDLEAAGFKGARLDASVNRSGAVLEGGMAFENLSAITSQVADRTGNGTIERAYVEQADNGTTAYLRMANAVDSESNESAVRQLEMVSEETTVHSSDEWDQESASFPTMDAQSVRSYVPNAAASESGDLPLPLLGGGAGVAVLAAGAVVYVWRR; encoded by the coding sequence ATGTCACGACTGCAGCGAGCCGTCCTGATTGTAGTCCTCCTTGGATTGGTGGGGAGTTCGACAGTTGGGGCGATCGGGATTGCAGAACGCGGAGAACCGATAGCAAACGAAACGAGTGGTGCCCAAGACGCGTACGTCGCCGACGACGGGGACGTCGTGCTGGTCTTCGAAGAGAATGATTCGACCCCCGGGAACGGGCACCTCGGCATGAACGTCGAGAAAGGCCTCGCCTATGGAATCTACGAGTGGGCGGCGGTCGAATCGAACGTCACCGGGTCGATGACGATGGCCGCCAATCGCTCGCGGCTCAACGGGTCGGGAACGATCTCCGCCCCGCGGCCGGACGCCCTCGAAGAGCTCGACGTCGACGTCCAGAGTCGCCAGACCGAAGATGTCGCCAAGAGTGACGCGACGGTGGACGCAACCATCGCGCTCCCGGACGACAGCAAGATGCTCGCCGCCATTTTCAGTCAGGCCCAAACGAGTGGTGAGATCTACACGAGCGGCACGCGACTCTCGACTGCGGGGACAGCGAACCTCTCGATGATGCTACCCGGTACGTCTTCGACCAGCGTCGACTATCGATTGCGTGCCACCGAGGACGGCCACGTCCTCGAGGTCGCCCGCGAGAGTCACGTCACCGGACGGAACGCCGATCGGTGGGCGACCCGCGAGCGGGCTGCCGACCGGCTCCGCCGACAGTTCGAAAGCATTTCCTCGATGGACGGGACATCGAGTGCGGTCTCCCTCGATACCTATGCCTTCGAGCGAACGAACGATGGAGCGACTCTAGAACTTGCGTACACGGTCGAAATCGAAGGCCTCAACGAGATGCTGCAACAGGCCGTCACGGACGGGTTGGCCACTCAGACAGGAGGTGCTGACCAGTCTTTCGGGCCGACGACTGACGCGATCAGCGACAGCCTGGCGAACGTTTCGATCGATCGAGCCGTCGTCACTGCCGACCTGGGATCGAGCGGTGGCAATGTGAGTTGGAACCTGACGGTCGACAACTACGACGGTCTCGCACGGGCGTATTTCACGGCCATGGAAGCGTCCGTCGAGGGGAACGTCTCAGACCGCATCGACAACTTCCGTTCCCAACTCGACGCCATGGCGGCCGCAGAATTCTCGCGGACCCTCTCTTGGAACAGTACGGTCGAGTCGACAGACGAGGGAACGATCGAACTCGACCTCGACGCCAAGACGCGAACGACAAACTGGGAGACGTTGGTCACTGAGCGACAAGACCACGATCTGCCGCCGATCGGTACCCAGCGGTTTTCGCTCCAGATGGCAGCCACTGACGATCGGATCGACGGGAACGGCTCGTTTTGGGTCCAGCAGGCGAACCTCTACAATCGGACGATGGAGAGCTATCAACAGTCCGTAGCACAGTCGACGACGGCACCCGTCGAGTGGCTCGGTGACCTCGAAGCGGCTGGATTCAAGGGGGCACGCCTCGATGCGTCGGTGAATCGATCTGGTGCTGTCCTCGAAGGAGGTATGGCCTTCGAGAATCTCTCGGCGATCACGAGTCAGGTCGCGGACCGAACAGGCAACGGGACCATCGAGCGAGCGTACGTCGAACAGGCCGACAACGGGACGACGGCCTATCTCCGGATGGCCAACGCCGTCGATAGTGAGTCCAACGAGTCTGCTGTTCGCCAGTTGGAAATGGTCTCAGAAGAAACGACGGTTCACTCATCGGACGAATGGGACCAGGAGTCGGCGTCGTTCCCGACGATGGACGCCCAGTCAGTGCGTTCGTACGTCCCCAACGCCGCAGCTTCTGAGTCGGGCGACCTCCCGCTGCCCTTGCTGGGCGGCGGCGCCGGTGTCGCGGTGCTGGCCGCAGGCGCGGTCGTCTACGTCTGGCGGCGGTGA
- a CDS encoding DUF63 family protein, whose protein sequence is MPLLPSGLVVPDLPYLLALGLGGLLTTVFLVGIEPPVRKGHVVAFVPWIAVGGISHALYQLSVPPTVTSPPGLYPEWVAPLFSAPAVYVTIYVVVGGVWLALTMVGALSGRLDRVGTYLGAVGTGVLLVFLGAIVWQGLGDALDFSPLWPIVGFIIAVPLSGITYALVSIRWTTQAARAGLAGGSVVFAHAFDGITTAIGTDILDVTERSPLPEAIMDFAASLPTAEYLGSGWLFVLVKLVVAGLIVVAIADTLDEHPIQGSLLLVFVTAVGLGPAANNFVIFTLG, encoded by the coding sequence ATGCCGCTATTGCCAAGCGGACTCGTTGTGCCGGATCTGCCGTACCTCCTCGCGCTCGGGTTGGGCGGGTTGCTGACAACAGTCTTTCTCGTGGGGATCGAACCGCCCGTGAGGAAAGGCCACGTGGTCGCGTTCGTCCCCTGGATCGCAGTGGGGGGTATCAGCCACGCGTTGTATCAACTATCGGTGCCGCCGACGGTAACCAGTCCACCGGGGCTGTATCCGGAGTGGGTCGCGCCATTGTTCTCAGCACCGGCAGTGTACGTGACGATCTACGTTGTCGTCGGTGGCGTTTGGCTCGCACTGACCATGGTTGGGGCCTTGAGCGGCCGTCTCGATCGTGTGGGGACGTACCTGGGTGCTGTCGGGACTGGCGTGTTGCTCGTCTTCCTCGGGGCGATCGTCTGGCAAGGACTCGGTGACGCTCTCGACTTTTCGCCCCTGTGGCCGATCGTCGGCTTCATCATCGCCGTGCCACTGTCTGGCATCACGTACGCACTGGTTAGTATTCGGTGGACGACACAGGCCGCCCGTGCCGGATTGGCCGGTGGCAGTGTCGTCTTCGCACACGCCTTCGACGGCATCACGACAGCGATCGGCACAGACATTTTGGATGTGACCGAGCGAAGCCCCCTTCCCGAAGCGATCATGGACTTTGCGGCGTCGTTACCGACGGCGGAGTATCTCGGCTCTGGCTGGTTGTTCGTCCTCGTGAAACTGGTGGTGGCCGGTCTCATCGTGGTCGCAATCGCGGACACGCTCGATGAACACCCCATACAGGGGAGTCTCCTGTTGGTGTTCGTCACGGCGGTCGGTCTGGGGCCGGCCGCGAACAACTTCGTCATCTTCACGCTCGGGTGA
- a CDS encoding NAD-binding protein has translation MDELRDWLGPRPAIYLTAAVAVLSVATGLINVGAQSISGPLSAIVPPTIQRTAGFTGALTGFLMLGSAYGLRHRLRSAWFSTMILLPVTALQGLVQTNVASLPLIGLSILSMPTVLVSYRRFDRTIDLSTAQLAALAALVGTLSYGTIGTYTLRDSFEGVQTLTDALYYTIVTASTVGYGDAIPSGSDGVRLFALSVVLLGTASFALALGSLIGPLIQARLAAALGTMTRSQLDQLEDHVLVLGYGDLTEPILEELQATVNFIVVTPDEETATMLGNRDINAIVGDPSDEEPLQRAGIERARAVLVATNDDAQDALGILTASQLNPDARIVAAATDRENIEKLRRAGAHSVISPAVIGGHLLVQSAMGGMGMEAIADRLLEVEDESEI, from the coding sequence ATGGACGAGCTACGGGACTGGCTCGGTCCCAGGCCGGCGATCTACCTGACGGCTGCTGTCGCCGTCCTCTCGGTAGCCACTGGTCTGATCAACGTCGGCGCACAGTCCATCTCCGGGCCGCTTTCCGCTATCGTGCCGCCGACGATTCAGCGGACGGCCGGCTTTACCGGCGCACTCACGGGCTTTCTGATGCTCGGTTCGGCATATGGCCTGCGCCATCGGCTTCGCTCGGCGTGGTTCTCGACGATGATCCTCTTGCCGGTGACGGCTCTGCAGGGGCTCGTCCAGACGAACGTCGCGTCGCTCCCGTTGATCGGGCTATCAATACTTTCGATGCCGACGGTGCTGGTGAGCTACCGACGATTCGATCGGACGATCGACCTCTCGACGGCCCAACTCGCTGCCCTGGCTGCCCTCGTCGGGACTCTGTCCTACGGGACGATCGGGACCTACACCCTCCGAGACAGCTTCGAGGGTGTCCAGACGCTGACGGACGCCCTCTACTATACGATCGTGACGGCCTCGACAGTTGGGTACGGTGACGCGATCCCGTCGGGGAGCGACGGTGTGCGACTGTTTGCACTGTCGGTGGTCCTGCTCGGGACGGCATCGTTTGCCCTCGCACTGGGCTCGCTTATCGGCCCACTCATCCAGGCACGACTCGCAGCAGCACTCGGTACGATGACCCGCTCACAACTCGACCAACTCGAGGATCACGTCCTCGTGCTTGGCTACGGCGATCTCACGGAACCGATTCTCGAAGAACTGCAGGCAACGGTCAACTTCATCGTCGTCACACCCGACGAGGAGACCGCGACGATGCTCGGAAATCGCGACATCAACGCCATCGTCGGCGATCCAAGCGACGAAGAGCCGCTCCAACGCGCTGGGATCGAACGCGCACGCGCCGTCTTGGTGGCAACGAACGACGACGCTCAAGACGCACTCGGCATCTTGACAGCGAGCCAACTCAACCCGGACGCACGGATCGTCGCTGCCGCCACTGATCGAGAGAACATCGAGAAACTCCGTCGGGCCGGTGCACACTCGGTCATCAGCCCCGCTGTTATCGGTGGCCACCTCCTCGTGCAGTCGGCTATGGGCGGGATGGGGATGGAAGCGATTGCCGATCGATTACTCGAAGTCGAAGACGAATCCGAGATCTGA
- a CDS encoding ubiquitin-like small modifier protein 1 → MHVTWRLFATLGEAAGDNEVSVDVSGDPTVATAIEALFEAYPAVAEEARDDEQGVYEHVRTLHDGEDVEEPLQSEREVTRGDELALFPPVSGG, encoded by the coding sequence ATGCACGTAACCTGGCGACTCTTTGCCACGCTGGGCGAAGCGGCCGGTGACAACGAGGTGTCCGTCGACGTTTCGGGAGACCCGACTGTTGCTACCGCGATCGAGGCTCTCTTTGAAGCGTATCCCGCCGTCGCCGAGGAAGCTCGTGACGACGAGCAGGGTGTCTACGAACACGTTCGAACGCTCCACGACGGCGAAGACGTCGAAGAGCCGCTACAATCCGAGCGCGAGGTTACACGCGGAGACGAGCTCGCGCTGTTTCCGCCGGTCAGTGGCGGGTGA
- the gatD gene encoding Glu-tRNA(Gln) amidotransferase subunit GatD, which yields MNPGDRVQVDRDDQTFEGVLLPSSNDQRLVVKLESGYNVGLDREAAEATVLEADVYDIESGDASDQSTVEFDDDLPTISLISTGGTIASTVDYRTGAVTAQFDAEDVLRAVPELAGLANYRGRVVANILSENMTPDVWQDLAEAIHDEIEAGADGVVVMHGTDTMQFTASAISFMLETPVPIVFTGSQRSADRPSSDNVMNAVAAVAAAKSDAAEVMICMHAAESDDVCALHRGTRARKNHTSRRDAFETIGREPLGTVEYETRDVTFRRDYAERGETELAFQADLETDVDLVKFAPGAGPSMLDPVAGSAGLVIEGTGLGHVNTDWIDRIEALVEDGTTVVMTSQCLDGRICDRVYDTGRDLLDAGVIEGEDMLPGTAMVKLMWVLANRDDPAEAMQEPLAGEITDRSTPWE from the coding sequence ATGAACCCAGGAGATCGCGTGCAGGTCGATCGCGACGACCAGACCTTCGAGGGGGTCTTGTTGCCGTCCTCGAACGACCAACGACTCGTCGTGAAACTGGAGAGTGGCTACAACGTTGGCCTCGATCGCGAGGCGGCCGAGGCGACGGTCCTCGAAGCCGACGTCTACGATATCGAATCCGGTGACGCCAGCGACCAGTCGACCGTCGAGTTCGACGACGACCTCCCGACGATTTCGCTCATCTCGACGGGCGGGACGATCGCCTCGACCGTCGACTACCGGACCGGTGCTGTCACTGCTCAGTTCGACGCCGAAGACGTCCTCCGGGCCGTCCCTGAACTGGCTGGTCTGGCGAACTACCGCGGCCGTGTCGTCGCGAATATCCTCTCTGAGAACATGACGCCGGACGTCTGGCAGGATCTCGCCGAGGCGATCCACGACGAAATCGAAGCGGGCGCCGACGGCGTCGTCGTCATGCACGGAACGGACACGATGCAGTTTACGGCCAGCGCGATTTCGTTCATGCTCGAGACACCGGTCCCGATCGTCTTCACCGGCAGCCAGCGCTCGGCTGACCGGCCATCGTCGGACAACGTGATGAACGCTGTCGCTGCCGTCGCAGCCGCCAAAAGCGACGCCGCAGAGGTGATGATCTGCATGCACGCTGCCGAGAGCGACGACGTCTGTGCTCTCCACCGAGGGACGCGAGCCCGCAAGAACCACACGTCCCGTCGGGACGCGTTCGAGACGATCGGTCGTGAGCCCCTGGGCACAGTCGAGTACGAGACCCGCGACGTCACGTTCAGACGGGACTACGCCGAACGTGGTGAGACAGAACTCGCCTTCCAGGCCGATCTCGAAACGGACGTCGATCTCGTGAAGTTCGCCCCGGGAGCCGGACCGTCGATGCTCGATCCGGTTGCGGGATCGGCCGGACTCGTGATCGAAGGGACCGGATTGGGTCACGTCAACACCGACTGGATCGACCGCATCGAAGCCCTGGTCGAGGACGGGACGACGGTCGTGATGACCAGCCAGTGTCTCGACGGCCGGATCTGTGATCGCGTCTACGACACCGGGCGTGACTTGCTCGATGCGGGCGTCATCGAAGGTGAAGACATGCTCCCGGGCACGGCGATGGTCAAACTCATGTGGGTACTGGCAAACCGTGACGACCCTGCGGAGGCGATGCAGGAACCACTGGCCGGTGAAATCACCGACCGGTCGACACCCTGGGAGTGA
- a CDS encoding metalloregulator ArsR/SmtB family transcription factor yields the protein MDSAELLDLLGNANRRRILRLLARKPCFVTEISDYLGVSPKAVIDHLRQLEEAGLVESRTDDRRRKYFYISRGFRLEVSASPYSFGTKTAYPASSGLDMASCRHLSIDVDPDGAGNLSELAIELRRLRRLQNELSLAQRWVQGRLTDVMEGIGDHIDDDSRIVVEVMAALADQPTDIEDISREVEVPPSVVEDVLHTLESRGVVEQDGQQWQLDG from the coding sequence ATGGACTCCGCGGAGTTGCTCGATTTATTGGGGAATGCAAATCGGCGACGGATCCTCCGTCTGCTGGCGCGCAAACCCTGCTTCGTCACCGAAATCAGCGACTACCTCGGTGTCAGTCCAAAAGCCGTCATCGACCATCTTAGACAGCTCGAAGAGGCGGGGTTAGTCGAGAGCCGAACCGACGATCGGCGCCGCAAGTACTTTTATATCTCTCGGGGGTTCCGGCTCGAAGTCTCGGCATCTCCCTACAGTTTCGGGACGAAAACGGCCTATCCCGCGAGTTCGGGCTTGGATATGGCCTCTTGCAGACATCTCTCGATCGATGTCGATCCCGATGGGGCCGGAAATCTCTCTGAGCTAGCGATCGAACTCCGACGACTACGGCGACTCCAGAACGAACTTTCGTTGGCACAGCGATGGGTCCAGGGCCGACTAACCGATGTCATGGAAGGGATCGGCGATCATATCGACGACGACAGTCGGATCGTCGTCGAAGTGATGGCAGCATTGGCTGACCAGCCAACTGACATCGAAGATATCAGTCGCGAAGTCGAAGTACCACCCTCGGTCGTCGAAGACGTGTTACACACTCTAGAGTCACGTGGTGTCGTCGAGCAGGATGGCCAGCAGTGGCAACTCGACGGGTGA
- a CDS encoding DUF5802 family protein: MFEQFSRSYYLGRLYVQSGKRETAVMCDQQYQHVHTQLYGQSPPASDGHPLVMKLGSRHFPVTGARSVPSDTLAVPPDVLTDTPVEHPPALREVLLATEDRAEQLLALVGVANEPAGI, encoded by the coding sequence ATGTTTGAACAGTTCTCACGGTCGTACTATCTCGGCCGGTTGTACGTCCAGTCCGGCAAACGAGAGACTGCAGTCATGTGCGACCAGCAATACCAGCACGTCCACACGCAATTGTACGGCCAGTCCCCACCCGCTTCGGACGGACACCCGCTCGTGATGAAACTCGGATCGCGACACTTTCCCGTGACCGGTGCGCGATCGGTCCCCAGTGACACGCTTGCCGTACCGCCAGACGTGCTGACAGATACACCCGTCGAGCACCCACCGGCGCTACGGGAGGTGCTCCTGGCGACCGAAGACCGGGCAGAGCAACTCCTTGCGCTGGTCGGCGTCGCCAACGAGCCTGCTGGGATTTAA
- a CDS encoding Vms1/Ankzf1 family peptidyl-tRNA hydrolase — MLDKLLGRESLKTRIEALESEKEDLQQQLAAESDRRADAVTERQAAQRRVNELEDKVAQLQDRIERLQNTDRDLSVRHRERLQGERLTDVLDRLESIDAGPDRALTAFIGNGAVPAHVREAFGDRAPLIAEKSPCFALTDDAGVCSVALDPPITPMPFVEWGSGFDIDRSLFEPTGEFTLALVRSDLFAMGEYRGRERVAFHGFDSDLGRNHSKGGFSQARFERLRDEQIDNHLDRCRAALDERTTDRLYVVGERSVLGDVAAEANATAAVDATGDPEDALEDAFWDFWTTTLYAI; from the coding sequence ATGCTCGATAAGCTACTCGGGAGAGAGAGCCTCAAAACACGGATCGAGGCACTCGAATCCGAGAAAGAAGATCTACAGCAGCAACTAGCGGCCGAATCGGACCGACGGGCAGACGCGGTGACGGAGCGCCAAGCGGCCCAGCGCCGCGTCAACGAGCTCGAAGACAAAGTTGCCCAACTGCAAGACCGGATCGAGCGCTTACAGAACACGGATCGTGACCTCTCCGTTCGGCACCGCGAGCGTCTTCAGGGAGAGCGCCTTACCGACGTCTTGGATCGACTCGAATCCATCGACGCCGGCCCAGACAGAGCGCTCACAGCGTTCATCGGCAACGGAGCCGTTCCGGCCCACGTTCGTGAGGCCTTCGGTGACCGAGCTCCACTCATCGCCGAGAAAAGCCCCTGTTTTGCACTCACTGACGATGCAGGCGTTTGCAGTGTCGCACTCGATCCGCCGATCACACCGATGCCGTTCGTCGAGTGGGGATCTGGATTCGACATCGATCGCTCACTGTTCGAGCCGACTGGCGAGTTTACCCTGGCGCTGGTCCGGTCCGATCTGTTCGCGATGGGGGAATATCGTGGTCGAGAACGGGTCGCGTTTCACGGGTTCGACAGCGACCTCGGGCGCAACCACTCGAAGGGGGGCTTCTCACAGGCCCGTTTCGAGCGCCTGCGTGACGAACAGATCGACAATCACCTCGATCGTTGCCGGGCCGCACTCGACGAGCGGACGACAGACCGCCTCTATGTCGTCGGTGAACGCTCGGTGCTGGGTGACGTCGCCGCCGAGGCAAACGCCACAGCAGCTGTCGACGCGACCGGCGATCCCGAGGACGCCCTCGAAGATGCCTTCTGGGACTTCTGGACGACGACGCTGTACGCGATTTAG
- a CDS encoding universal stress protein, producing MYDTILAPTDGSSGTAATLEHAISIGADNDATIHGLYVLDRRMYLAAEKEAQDEVIDSLREDGEAALDRLRTQVADADVPIETALRKGIPHRDILRYGEEIGADLIVMGTHGRTGRDRLTNLGSVTERVVENATTPVLVVDIAEE from the coding sequence ATGTACGATACGATCCTGGCGCCGACCGACGGCAGCAGCGGGACCGCGGCAACGCTCGAACACGCCATCTCGATTGGGGCGGACAACGATGCGACGATTCACGGACTGTACGTGCTCGACCGGCGGATGTACCTCGCCGCCGAGAAGGAAGCCCAGGACGAAGTGATCGACTCACTCCGGGAAGACGGCGAGGCCGCGCTCGATCGTCTCCGGACGCAAGTGGCAGACGCCGACGTTCCGATCGAGACGGCGCTTCGGAAAGGGATCCCACATCGAGATATTCTCCGATACGGCGAGGAGATCGGCGCGGATCTGATCGTCATGGGTACGCACGGTCGCACCGGTCGAGACAGACTTACCAATCTCGGCAGTGTGACCGAACGCGTCGTCGAGAACGCGACCACGCCAGTGCTGGTCGTCGACATCGCCGAGGAGTGA